The following proteins are co-located in the Pedobacter sp. FW305-3-2-15-E-R2A2 genome:
- the rplP gene encoding 50S ribosomal protein L16: MLQPKRTKFRKMQKGRMKGLATRGAELSFGSFGIKSLESTWITSRQIEAARIAVTRFMKREGQVWIRIFPDKPVTKKPAEVRMGKGKGAPEYWVAVVRPGRIIFEAEGVPLEVAKEAMRLAAQKLPIQTKFVVRRDYVEA; this comes from the coding sequence ATGTTACAGCCAAAAAGAACGAAGTTCAGAAAGATGCAAAAAGGCAGAATGAAAGGTTTAGCAACTCGTGGTGCTGAATTATCATTCGGATCCTTCGGGATCAAGTCTTTAGAGTCGACTTGGATCACAAGTCGTCAGATAGAGGCAGCCCGTATTGCGGTAACTCGTTTCATGAAACGTGAAGGCCAGGTGTGGATTAGAATATTCCCGGACAAACCGGTAACTAAGAAACCAGCTGAGGTACGTATGGGTAAAGGTAAGGGTGCTCCAGAATACTGGGTTGCCGTTGTTAGACCCGGACGTATTATTTTTGAAGCCGAAGGTGTTCCTTTAGAAGTTGCTAAAGAAGCAATGAGATTAGCGGCCCAAAAATTGCCGATCCAAACAAAATTTGTAGTACGTAGAGATTACGTAGAAGCATAA
- the rplW gene encoding 50S ribosomal protein L23 codes for MEFLRKPILTEKASALTEKSNRFTFRVEHKANKLQIKQAIEKMYNVNILAINTMIVNGKMKSRNTKGGLVTGRSPKYKKAIVTLAAGETIDYYANI; via the coding sequence ATGGAATTTTTAAGGAAACCAATATTAACAGAAAAAGCTTCTGCATTAACAGAAAAGTCTAACCGCTTTACTTTTAGAGTAGAACACAAAGCAAATAAATTGCAGATTAAGCAAGCCATAGAGAAAATGTACAACGTTAACATCTTAGCAATCAATACCATGATTGTTAATGGTAAAATGAAGTCCAGAAACACTAAAGGTGGTTTAGTTACGGGTCGTAGCCCAAAATACAAGAAAGCGATTGTTACACTGGCAGCAGGCGAGACAATTGATTATTACGCGAATATTTAA
- a CDS encoding sulfite exporter TauE/SafE family protein, whose product MSVLLFTIIVLAGAFLAGLVGSLTGLGGGVVIIPLLTLVLGVDIHYAIGASIVSVIATSSGSAAAYVKEGITNIRIGMFLEMATTISAIIGAVVTVYLDPSYIAVIFGLILLFSAAMMVVKKVDRSDNDTSGKLAVFLKLNGTYPTEGGMKKYAVHRVLGGFVMMFFAGIISGLLGIGSGALKVIAMDNIMRIPFKVSTTTSNFMMGVTAAASAIVYLHRGQIDPGIAMPVTIGVLCGATLGSKILVRTKTDKLKVVFAVVVTFLALQMIYNGLSGKL is encoded by the coding sequence ATGTCGGTATTACTATTTACAATTATAGTTTTAGCAGGAGCTTTTTTAGCTGGATTGGTCGGTTCTCTGACTGGTTTAGGGGGTGGGGTAGTGATCATTCCACTGCTGACATTGGTCCTTGGTGTCGACATTCATTATGCCATCGGCGCTTCTATCGTATCTGTGATTGCCACCTCTTCCGGATCTGCCGCGGCTTATGTGAAAGAGGGGATTACCAATATCAGGATCGGAATGTTTCTGGAAATGGCCACAACGATCAGTGCCATTATCGGCGCCGTGGTGACCGTCTATCTGGACCCGAGCTATATTGCAGTGATCTTTGGTTTGATCCTCTTATTCTCTGCCGCAATGATGGTAGTGAAGAAGGTAGATCGCTCAGATAATGATACTTCCGGAAAACTGGCGGTTTTTTTAAAACTGAACGGGACGTATCCGACAGAGGGAGGAATGAAGAAATATGCGGTTCACCGGGTGCTTGGCGGATTTGTGATGATGTTTTTTGCGGGGATCATTTCGGGTTTGCTGGGAATAGGTTCTGGTGCATTAAAGGTGATTGCGATGGATAACATCATGCGGATTCCTTTTAAAGTATCCACCACAACGAGTAATTTCATGATGGGAGTGACGGCTGCTGCAAGCGCAATCGTATACCTTCACCGCGGACAAATTGATCCGGGGATTGCCATGCCGGTAACGATTGGGGTGCTTTGCGGGGCGACATTAGGCTCAAAGATCCTGGTGAGAACCAAGACAGATAAGTTGAAAGTGGTGTTTGCAGTAGTGGTGACCTTCCTCGCATTGCAAATGATTTATAACGGTTTATCAGGTAAATTATGA
- the rpsG gene encoding 30S ribosomal protein S7, with protein MRKSKPKKRIILPDPKFNDVQVTRFVNNMMYDGKKSIAYDIFYDAVELAEKKAGENGLEVWKRALTNVMPAVEVKSRRVGGANFQVPTEVRPDRKIALGMKWLISYARKRGEKTMKEKLAGEIVSAAKGEGAAVKKKEDTHKMAEANKAFSHFRF; from the coding sequence ATGAGAAAGTCAAAACCAAAAAAGAGAATTATCCTTCCTGATCCAAAATTTAACGATGTTCAGGTGACAAGGTTTGTAAACAATATGATGTATGATGGAAAAAAATCCATTGCATATGATATTTTTTATGATGCTGTAGAACTAGCTGAGAAAAAAGCTGGTGAGAACGGATTAGAAGTATGGAAACGTGCTTTAACAAATGTAATGCCTGCAGTAGAGGTTAAATCTCGTCGTGTGGGTGGTGCAAATTTCCAGGTACCTACAGAGGTAAGACCTGACCGTAAAATTGCTTTAGGCATGAAATGGTTAATTTCTTACGCTCGTAAACGTGGAGAAAAAACAATGAAAGAGAAATTAGCAGGTGAAATCGTTTCAGCAGCTAAAGGTGAAGGTGCAGCAGTGAAGAAAAAAGAAGATACGCATAAAATGGCTGAGGCTAACAAAGCGTTCTCTCATTTCCGTTTCTAA
- the rplB gene encoding 50S ribosomal protein L2, whose product MGLRKFKPVTPGTRFRVGASFTEITATKPEKSLVVSSKKSGGRNNTGKMTMRYMGGGHKKSYRLIDFKRDKFDIPATVATVEYDPNRTARIALLHYVDGEKRYIIAPEGLQVGQTVVSGDTATPEVGNTLKLANIPLGSIVHNIEIQPGRGAQMARSAGAYAQLAARDGKYATVKMPSGEVRSILVTCLATIGAVSNSDHANEVLGKAGRKRWLGRRPRTRPVAMNPVDHPMGGGEGRSSGGQPRSRNGMYAKGFKTRSLKKYSNRFIIEKRKK is encoded by the coding sequence ATGGGCTTAAGAAAATTTAAACCAGTCACTCCGGGAACCCGCTTTAGAGTAGGTGCCAGCTTTACGGAGATTACAGCAACCAAGCCCGAAAAATCATTGGTTGTATCTTCTAAAAAATCGGGAGGACGTAACAATACAGGAAAGATGACTATGCGCTACATGGGTGGTGGTCACAAAAAATCTTACCGTTTAATTGACTTTAAACGTGATAAGTTTGATATTCCTGCAACAGTAGCTACTGTTGAGTACGATCCAAACCGTACAGCTCGTATTGCACTTTTGCATTACGTAGATGGTGAGAAGCGTTACATTATTGCACCGGAAGGATTGCAAGTAGGACAAACAGTAGTTTCGGGTGATACAGCTACTCCAGAAGTAGGAAATACATTGAAATTAGCTAACATTCCATTGGGTTCAATTGTACATAACATTGAAATCCAACCAGGACGTGGCGCACAAATGGCACGTAGTGCTGGTGCTTATGCTCAATTGGCAGCACGTGACGGAAAGTATGCAACTGTTAAAATGCCATCAGGTGAAGTAAGATCTATCTTAGTTACCTGTTTAGCAACTATCGGTGCAGTTTCTAACTCGGATCATGCAAATGAAGTATTAGGTAAAGCAGGTCGTAAACGTTGGTTAGGACGTCGTCCTAGAACACGTCCGGTAGCGATGAACCCAGTCGATCACCCAATGGGTGGTGGTGAGGGTCGCTCATCGGGAGGTCAGCCTCGCTCAAGAAACGGTATGTATGCTAAAGGCTTCAAAACCCGTTCACTTAAAAAATACTCAAATCGTTTCATCATAGAGAAAAGGAAGAAATAA
- the fusA gene encoding elongation factor G has protein sequence MSRDLKFTRNIGIAAHIDAGKTTTTERILYYAGVNHKIGEVHEGASTMDWMVQEAERGITITSAATTVFWPYRGEKYQVNVIDTPGHVDFTVEVNRSLRVLDGLVFLFSAVDGVEPQSETNWRLANNYAVPRIGFVNKMDRSGADFLKVVKQVRDMLGSHAVPLQLPIGAEDSFTGVVDLINNRGIVWNEHDKGMTFTEVPIPADMVDEVAEWRENLLEAVADYDESLMEKFFDDPNSITEREILDALRKATLDAKIVPMVCGSSFKNKGVQTMLDLVMELLPSPMDVDGITGTNPDTGEEVTRQPDVKEPFAALAFKIATDPFVGRLCFIRVYSGNLEAGSYVYNARSENKERISRIFQMHANKQNPIPNVGAGDIAAVVGFKDIKTGDTLCDEKHPIILESMDFPEPVIGLAIEPKTQADIDKLGIGLSKLAEEDPTFRVQTDEETGQTVISGMGELHLDILIDRLRREFKVEVNQGAPQVAYKEAIHGSVQHRETYKKQSGGRGKFADIQVVISPIDADFEKGGLQFVNEITGGSIPREFIPSVEKGFAASMANGVLAGYPLPDMKVRLIDGSFHAVDSDALSFELAAKMAYREALPKCNPVLMEPIMKIEILTPEENMGDVIGDMNRRRGQLLGMDTRNGAQVIKATVPLSEMFGYVTQLRTITSGRATSTMEFDHYEPAPRNVQDEVVAKSKGRIKSAE, from the coding sequence ATGTCAAGAGATTTAAAATTTACAAGAAATATTGGAATCGCGGCTCACATTGATGCGGGTAAAACCACAACAACTGAGCGTATCCTTTATTACGCCGGAGTAAATCACAAAATTGGTGAGGTACACGAAGGTGCGTCTACGATGGACTGGATGGTACAGGAAGCGGAACGTGGGATAACAATCACCTCTGCTGCTACAACAGTTTTCTGGCCTTACCGTGGTGAAAAATATCAGGTAAACGTTATCGATACTCCTGGACACGTGGATTTTACCGTAGAGGTAAACCGTTCACTTCGTGTTTTGGATGGATTGGTATTCTTATTTTCAGCTGTTGATGGTGTTGAGCCTCAATCTGAAACTAACTGGCGTTTAGCTAACAACTATGCAGTTCCACGTATTGGTTTCGTTAACAAAATGGACCGTTCAGGAGCTGATTTCTTAAAAGTTGTTAAGCAGGTAAGAGATATGCTGGGTAGCCATGCAGTTCCTTTGCAATTGCCAATTGGTGCAGAAGATAGCTTTACTGGTGTTGTTGATTTAATCAATAACCGTGGTATCGTTTGGAATGAGCACGATAAAGGGATGACCTTTACTGAAGTGCCAATTCCTGCTGACATGGTTGATGAAGTTGCGGAATGGAGAGAGAACTTATTAGAAGCTGTTGCTGATTATGATGAGTCATTAATGGAGAAATTCTTTGATGATCCTAACTCAATCACTGAGCGTGAGATTCTTGACGCATTGCGTAAAGCAACTTTAGATGCTAAAATCGTTCCTATGGTTTGTGGTTCATCTTTCAAAAACAAAGGTGTTCAAACCATGTTGGATTTGGTAATGGAATTATTGCCTTCGCCAATGGATGTGGATGGTATCACTGGTACCAACCCGGACACAGGTGAAGAAGTAACCCGTCAACCAGATGTAAAAGAGCCATTTGCAGCTTTAGCGTTTAAAATCGCAACCGATCCTTTCGTAGGTCGTTTGTGCTTTATCCGTGTTTACTCAGGTAACTTAGAAGCTGGTTCTTACGTTTATAACGCACGTTCTGAGAACAAAGAACGTATCTCCCGTATCTTCCAGATGCATGCGAACAAGCAAAACCCAATCCCTAATGTAGGTGCTGGTGATATTGCTGCAGTAGTAGGATTTAAAGATATCAAAACAGGTGATACACTTTGTGATGAGAAACACCCGATCATTCTGGAATCTATGGATTTCCCTGAGCCGGTTATTGGTTTAGCTATTGAGCCTAAAACTCAAGCTGATATCGATAAATTAGGTATCGGTTTATCTAAATTAGCTGAAGAAGATCCTACATTTAGAGTTCAAACTGACGAGGAAACTGGTCAGACTGTAATCTCTGGTATGGGTGAGCTTCACTTAGACATCCTGATTGACCGCTTAAGACGTGAGTTTAAAGTAGAGGTGAATCAAGGAGCGCCACAAGTTGCTTATAAAGAGGCAATTCACGGATCTGTTCAACATCGTGAGACTTACAAAAAACAATCAGGTGGTCGTGGTAAATTCGCGGATATCCAGGTTGTGATTTCTCCAATCGATGCAGACTTTGAAAAAGGTGGATTACAATTTGTAAACGAAATTACTGGTGGTTCAATCCCTCGTGAGTTTATCCCTTCTGTAGAGAAAGGATTTGCAGCATCGATGGCTAACGGAGTATTGGCTGGATATCCACTTCCAGACATGAAAGTTCGCTTAATTGATGGTTCATTCCACGCAGTCGATTCAGATGCTTTGTCATTCGAACTTGCTGCTAAAATGGCTTACCGTGAGGCATTGCCTAAATGTAACCCTGTATTGATGGAGCCAATCATGAAAATCGAAATCTTAACCCCTGAAGAAAACATGGGTGATGTTATCGGTGACATGAACCGTCGTCGTGGTCAGCTTTTAGGTATGGACACCCGTAATGGTGCTCAGGTAATTAAAGCAACTGTACCACTTTCTGAAATGTTTGGTTATGTAACTCAGTTACGTACCATTACTTCTGGTCGTGCAACTTCAACTATGGAGTTTGATCACTACGAACCAGCACCAAGAAACGTTCAGGATGAAGTAGTTGCTAAATCAAAAGGCAGAATTAAGTCCGCAGAATAA
- the rpsJ gene encoding 30S ribosomal protein S10, which translates to MSQRIRIKLKSYDYNLVDKSAEKIVKTVKPTGAVVSGPIPLPTEKKIFTVLRSPHVNKKAREQFQLCAYKRLLDIYSSNSKTVDALMKLELPSGVEVEIKV; encoded by the coding sequence ATGAGCCAAAGAATCAGAATCAAATTAAAATCTTACGATTACAACTTGGTAGATAAATCTGCTGAGAAAATCGTTAAGACTGTTAAACCTACGGGTGCAGTAGTGAGTGGACCAATTCCATTGCCTACAGAAAAGAAAATCTTCACTGTTTTACGTTCACCACACGTGAACAAAAAAGCACGTGAGCAGTTTCAATTATGTGCTTACAAACGTTTGTTAGACATTTACAGCTCTAACTCTAAAACAGTTGACGCTTTAATGAAACTTGAATTACCTAGCGGTGTTGAAGTTGAAATCAAAGTTTAA
- the rpsL gene encoding 30S ribosomal protein S12, protein MPTIQQLVRKGRVALEFKSKSPALDSCPQRRGVCTRVYTTTPKKPNSAMRKVARVRLTNGKEVNAYIPGEGHNLQEHSIVLIRGGRVKDLPGVRYHIIRGALDTSGVAGRNQRRSKYGTKRPKPGQVAAAPTKGKKK, encoded by the coding sequence CCAACCATTCAACAATTAGTTAGAAAAGGTAGAGTAGCACTGGAGTTCAAGAGTAAGTCTCCAGCGTTGGACAGCTGTCCACAGCGAAGAGGTGTATGTACACGTGTATATACCACTACCCCTAAAAAACCAAACTCAGCAATGCGTAAAGTTGCCCGTGTACGTTTAACCAATGGTAAAGAGGTGAATGCCTATATTCCAGGTGAAGGTCACAATTTACAGGAGCACTCCATTGTATTGATCCGTGGTGGTCGTGTTAAAGATTTGCCAGGTGTACGTTATCACATCATCCGTGGAGCACTAGATACTTCAGGAGTTGCTGGTCGTAACCAACGTCGTTCAAAATATGGTACTAAACGTCCTAAGCCAGGACAAGTAGCTGCGGCACCAACAAAAGGTAAAAAGAAATAA
- the rplC gene encoding 50S ribosomal protein L3 codes for MSGIIGKKVGMTSIFDADGRNIPCTVIEAGPCVVTQVKTEEKDGYVSVQLGFDEAKEKNTTMPLKGHFAKANTTPKRKLVEFEPFEESLNLGDTVTVSIFNEGDFVDVVGTSKGKGFQGVVKRHGFAGVGGQTHGQHNRMRAPGSLGAASYPARVFKGMRMAGRMGGDRVKVQNLQVLKVYADQNLVVVSGSIPGAKGSYVILDK; via the coding sequence ATGTCAGGTATTATTGGAAAAAAAGTAGGAATGACCAGCATTTTCGACGCCGATGGAAGAAACATTCCATGTACGGTGATCGAAGCTGGGCCTTGTGTAGTAACACAGGTAAAGACCGAAGAGAAAGACGGTTACGTTTCAGTTCAGTTAGGTTTCGATGAAGCCAAAGAAAAGAACACTACCATGCCTCTTAAAGGCCACTTTGCGAAAGCAAACACTACCCCAAAACGTAAATTGGTTGAATTTGAGCCGTTTGAAGAATCGTTGAACTTAGGTGATACGGTAACGGTAAGTATTTTCAATGAAGGCGATTTTGTGGACGTTGTTGGTACTTCTAAAGGTAAAGGTTTCCAGGGTGTTGTAAAACGCCATGGTTTCGCCGGTGTTGGTGGACAAACTCACGGACAGCATAACAGAATGCGTGCGCCAGGTTCATTAGGTGCTGCATCTTATCCTGCACGTGTATTTAAAGGTATGCGTATGGCGGGTAGAATGGGTGGTGACAGAGTAAAAGTTCAGAACTTACAAGTTTTGAAAGTTTATGCTGATCAAAACCTTGTTGTAGTTAGTGGTTCCATTCCAGGAGCTAAGGGTTCTTACGTAATCTTAGATAAGTAA
- the rpsC gene encoding 30S ribosomal protein S3, producing the protein MGQKAHPIGNRLGIIKGWDSNWFGGNNYADKLVEDEKIRKYLSARIAKGGVAKVVIERTLKRITVTIHTARPGIVIGKAGAEVDKIKEELKKLTKKEIQINIFEIKRPELDAQLVAEGVAKQLEARISFRRAMKSTIASTMRMGAEGIKIMTSGRLGGAEMARSEQYKEGRIPLHTFRADIDYALAEALTTYGKIGVKVWICKGEVYGKRDLSPNIGAVSNAPGKGGRPEGAFGGGRDRDNRGGGDRRNDNKGRGGRGPGQGGPGAGRDNRGGNTPNRGPRK; encoded by the coding sequence ATGGGACAAAAAGCACATCCAATAGGAAACAGGTTAGGGATCATCAAAGGTTGGGATTCTAACTGGTTCGGTGGCAACAACTATGCTGATAAATTAGTTGAGGACGAAAAAATAAGAAAATACCTTTCTGCACGTATCGCAAAAGGCGGTGTAGCTAAAGTGGTAATCGAGCGTACGTTAAAACGTATCACGGTAACTATCCACACAGCTCGTCCGGGTATTGTGATCGGTAAAGCAGGAGCTGAGGTGGATAAGATCAAAGAAGAGTTGAAGAAATTGACTAAAAAGGAAATTCAAATCAACATTTTTGAGATCAAACGTCCTGAGCTTGATGCACAATTAGTTGCAGAAGGTGTTGCAAAACAATTAGAAGCAAGGATCTCATTCCGTAGAGCAATGAAATCTACTATCGCATCAACAATGCGTATGGGTGCTGAAGGTATCAAAATTATGACCTCTGGTCGTTTAGGTGGTGCTGAGATGGCTCGTAGCGAACAGTATAAAGAAGGAAGAATTCCTTTGCATACTTTCCGTGCTGACATTGACTATGCTTTAGCAGAAGCTTTAACTACTTATGGTAAAATAGGTGTTAAAGTATGGATCTGTAAAGGTGAAGTTTACGGTAAACGTGATCTTTCTCCTAACATCGGTGCAGTGAGCAATGCTCCAGGTAAAGGTGGCAGACCAGAAGGTGCTTTCGGTGGTGGAAGAGACAGAGATAACCGTGGCGGTGGCGACAGAAGAAACGACAATAAAGGTCGTGGCGGAAGAGGTCCAGGTCAAGGCGGTCCTGGTGCAGGAAGAGATAATAGAGGCGGAAATACTCCTAACAGAGGTCCTCGTAAATAA
- the rpsS gene encoding 30S ribosomal protein S19 — translation MARSIKKGPYIDHNVEKKVVSMNDSGKRSVIKTWSRRSMISPDFVGHTFAVHNGNKFIPVYVTENMVGHKLGEFAPTRTFRGHSEKKK, via the coding sequence ATGGCTCGTTCGATAAAAAAAGGACCTTATATTGACCATAACGTAGAGAAGAAAGTAGTATCTATGAATGATTCAGGCAAAAGGTCTGTAATTAAAACTTGGTCTCGCAGATCAATGATTTCACCAGATTTTGTGGGTCATACATTTGCAGTGCATAACGGTAATAAATTTATACCGGTATACGTAACAGAAAACATGGTTGGTCACAAGCTGGGAGAGTTTGCTCCAACCAGAACATTTAGGGGTCACTCTGAAAAGAAAAAATAA
- the rplD gene encoding 50S ribosomal protein L4, with product MEVKVLNISGKETGAKVQLPESVFGITPVDHAIYLDVKQYLANQRQGTHKSKQRNEIAGSTRKLYKQKGTGGARAGSIKSPLFNGGGRVFGPQPRDYSFKLNKKLKQLARRSALTYKAQDNNVVVLEDFAFDSIKTKNYINLVSALNLAGEKTLLVLPSQNNNIYLSSRNIQKAKVITADQLNTYDVLNCGKLLLTADSLKTLEEAFAK from the coding sequence ATGGAAGTTAAAGTATTAAACATTTCAGGAAAAGAGACAGGTGCCAAGGTGCAACTTCCTGAGTCAGTATTTGGCATTACGCCTGTTGACCACGCAATCTATTTAGATGTAAAACAGTATTTGGCTAATCAACGTCAAGGTACTCACAAGTCTAAACAACGTAACGAAATTGCTGGTTCAACCCGTAAACTATACAAACAAAAAGGTACTGGTGGTGCTCGTGCCGGAAGTATTAAATCTCCATTGTTCAATGGTGGTGGTCGCGTGTTTGGTCCTCAGCCACGTGATTATAGTTTCAAATTGAATAAAAAATTAAAGCAACTGGCTCGTAGATCAGCATTGACTTACAAAGCTCAGGATAACAACGTTGTTGTTTTAGAAGACTTTGCTTTTGATTCAATCAAAACTAAAAACTACATCAATTTAGTTAGCGCTTTAAATTTAGCTGGCGAAAAGACATTGTTGGTTTTACCTTCACAAAATAACAATATCTATTTATCAAGCAGAAACATCCAGAAAGCGAAAGTGATTACTGCAGATCAGTTGAATACCTATGATGTATTAAACTGTGGCAAGCTTTTGTTAACGGCTGATTCTCTTAAAACATTGGAGGAGGCATTTGCCAAGTAA
- a CDS encoding DUF1634 domain-containing protein: MSSEKKNFFADRDIQVILGTLLRVGVIASMSVVLIGGLLYLFSDHAMLIDYRNFNPNKSGFSSIHAILIGLKDLDAKAIIQFGTLLLIFTPVARVVFSIFSFLIERDYLYVLIGLFVLSIILYSLSDKLVG; the protein is encoded by the coding sequence ATGAGTTCAGAGAAGAAAAATTTCTTTGCAGACCGTGATATTCAGGTCATCCTTGGTACTCTACTGCGGGTAGGCGTGATCGCTTCGATGTCTGTGGTGCTGATAGGAGGGCTGCTTTACCTGTTTTCTGATCATGCCATGCTGATCGATTACCGTAATTTTAACCCGAATAAATCCGGCTTCTCTTCTATTCATGCAATTCTGATCGGACTGAAAGACCTGGATGCCAAAGCGATCATTCAGTTTGGGACGTTGTTGCTGATTTTTACCCCTGTGGCAAGGGTCGTTTTTTCTATATTTAGTTTCCTGATTGAGCGTGATTATTTATACGTTTTGATCGGTTTGTTCGTTTTATCAATTATCTTGTACAGCCTGAGTGACAAGTTAGTTGGTTAA
- the rplV gene encoding 50S ribosomal protein L22: MEAVAKLNNCPTSPRKMRLVVDLIRGERVEKALHILKFTNKDAAIRVEKLLLSAIKNWETKNEGSRPEENQLYVKTIMVGGGRQLKRLRPAPQGRGYRIRKRSNHVTLVVDSKNVETQTN, from the coding sequence ATGGAAGCAGTAGCGAAATTAAACAATTGTCCAACCTCACCACGTAAAATGCGTTTGGTTGTAGATCTTATCAGAGGTGAGCGTGTTGAGAAAGCTTTACATATTTTAAAGTTTACCAATAAAGATGCAGCAATAAGAGTGGAGAAACTATTATTGTCAGCGATCAAAAACTGGGAAACTAAAAATGAAGGTTCTCGCCCTGAAGAAAACCAGTTATACGTGAAAACGATAATGGTAGGCGGTGGTCGTCAATTAAAAAGACTTAGACCAGCACCTCAAGGACGTGGTTACAGAATTCGTAAGCGTTCAAACCATGTAACTTTGGTAGTAGATAGTAAAAACGTTGAAACTCAAACTAATTAA